The genomic DNA tcAGGAGGTGTAAGAATTTTGTACTGAACTTAAGCAACTAAAACACACAGACACAGCTacaagcaaataaaaaatataaaaagtaaatgaagaaaaaaacacaaagagTTCAAGCAACATAAAGCAGAAGTCAATGGCACATAGCAATTTACATGCAGGGCCAGTCAAGTCTGGTTTATAGGtaatttaagaacataaggctagtaatcctttttagctcgacttttcgaagaaaatgtagagctattgcactcgcctcaGCATTGGTGCCGGCATCAACCTCGCCTTAAGTTAAAgttttcgataaagtcaaatatctctgttactatcagagctattgacttgaaactgaaaatagttattaactatcacagtCCACACCAAGAGAaccaatccccataactctgatttgatttatgccccttttgataaaatcaaatacctctgttactatcaaagcttttgacttgaaacttgaaatagttatttgctatcaaagtttacaccaggagaaacaatccccataacttagatttgaactttgacagagttatgcccctttttaacatagattttttttatcgaAGTTTTGAACGTCCAATATcgctgttactgtcaaagctattgacttgaaacttaaaatagttatttactatcaaatacaacaccataagaaacaattcctataactcagattagaattttgacagatttatgccccttttactggcaaagctctaattcagagtcaagcactgagaaaagtcgatcGTGATGTcatacagacagctcttgttaaaatgggcctggctatatgttaagctctcagaagattgttaattttatatagaacataaagcAGACTTATTTACTGCTGTGTATACCCAATAATCCAATATGCTGTCCTCCATAAAGCCAAGAACTGGGGAAAGGTGATTTACATTCCACAACTATGTATCCACTGAGGAAAACAATGCAAAGAAAAAGTAGACATTGTACTTACAATACCAGACTAAGGGATTAAGGACTTcagaaatacttttcaaaaaaaagtaaaattactcCCATGTTTTGGGGTTTAATTAAGGTCAGGGACATGGGGATTTCACAACACTTCTGTAGTGTTCTGAAGTACAGGCTATTCTTTTAGCAAATGAAGTCTAAATAGGAGGACCACATTGCTCATGGGCAATGCATGACCCTCATTGATatgaaggtcagtaggtcaaaggtcaaggtcacagtgacagttCAAAAACTGTTTCAGCTTGATGTCTAGAGAACCCCTTGATCTAAGGTCCTCAAATGACAGTTGTTGTTAACTTATATTGACTTTAAAGTCATACTGTTagtgggtcaaagatcaaggtcgtgGTTACTGTTAATAAGAAAAACATTTCCACTTGTTCCCTTTAGTTAAGTTATGATCCCTGAATTTAGTAGGCATATTAATTATTGATAGTGGATGATCGTAGACCACTGTAGATTTTATGGTCATTGGCCCAAAGGTCAGGTTCACACTTACTTACCAAAACCTTTTCCACTCAATAGTTTGTGGACGACTTAACCTAGGACCTTTAGTTTTGGCAGGCACATTGCTGACCTGAACATTGAATGACCCCAAGTGAGTTTGATGTCAGTGGTCTAAGGTAAAAATTACAGTATACTGTAATTGTTCATTAAAAGAACATTCATCAAGGACCCCAAGTACTCGAGATTTCGAGATTTCGttgtcaaaggtcatggtcactgtcCCGAGAAGTCACCCATCTGTCTGTCCACTCAGTATGCTTGAAAAAGGGAATAGGCACATCACTTGGGGCAGATTTTGTTCCTAACAGTATGCTCTTGTTTTTCTAGTTTTACTGCAAGTGGAGTTGATATGGCAGCAGCAGTACAGACAAGCTCCCAGCACTGGAGACAACAAGGAAACAGTTTATATACAAGTGTGAAAGAGGGCCTTGCCCCAGCTGTCAGTAAAGAAAGGTTTAAACAAGCTATTCAGTGCTACCAGAGAGCTTTTGACTCGGGCAAAACAGAAGATGAACAggtgttttaaacattttatttatctgtAGGGCTACCATTGATTGATGTTTTAACTGACAGATAGTCAAGTGACAAATATTGGCAATACATTGATACATCAGCTGACCTATATGCAAAAGTTTCTTATATACCACCATTTTGTTGAAATTGGTTATTATATTACAGATGCTATTACCAAGTTCATAAATTATAAGCATTGTcgttaaaattcaaaatcatctaTGTAATACTGCAACTTTTGTCTTGTTCCCAGTATTTGAACTTCCTCTTTTATTTTCACACAAAAGTTTAATTGGACATGGATTTGCATTAATTGTATTTAGAGTATGATAATTGATTGCAATGTCAATAGTTTAGAGTTTATCCACTGTCTTAGCTCAGCTTACAGGAAGTAGCTGTTAGTGCCATGTGTCATTATTTTTAACACACTGTTTAACACTGATTTAATTGTATGCTGAATTGGTTAATGTATTATTATGATGACCATTTTCAAGACATTCCTGGTATCTCATCAGTCACTCAGATTTCTTACATTTGCAGAAATCATTGTTCTAAACATGCATAAACGTAGGTTTCATAAAAATCTGTACAGTTTGAtacgtaaaaatgtaaatttatagtTTTCTGCACACTTCTCTAGGCCTCAGCTGCAAAGAACCTGGGCATGTCATGCTGGAGACTTGTCAAGTTGATGGGAGAGGGGGAGATATCGTACCTGGACACGTACATGGTTCTCTATCATTGTAAAGAAGCTTTCAAGTTCTTTTCCTTTGCCTACATACATGGAAAGGCTGTCAAACCAGAAGCCTGGACTACTGGTAAATTGTTTTATAcaactttgtaaaattattatactGTATATACACCCCCACCCACCAAGCTTTATGGGGAAGTGGGGGCAGCTATATAGGAATCACTTTGTCCAGTCTAGTCTCAGCTCGGGAACCCATACAAGTATAATTTTAGGATCGTAAGACAATaccaggttccataactcttgacttctgttttgacaaaattatttcacCTTTTGACTAGGAAGATTTCCCAAAATTGagttttctttcaatatttctgaaaCCTGTACATTTGAGTAAAACTGCATATAAACTTTACATATCAAGTTTTATATCGCGGCCttcttttttttgacaaaataattttctttcaataaatatttctgAAACTAACAAAGAATATGCTTTGGAAATTCAAGACAGGTTGTAAGCCAAGTTAACATACCCTGTCCATTAACTCGTGActtgttttgatgaaattatgtTCACTTTTTGTACTTGGAAATTGTCTTGAAAATGCAATTTCCTTCAGTATTCCGTAAGCATATTGCATGAATTGGACTGAAAATTTACATAAATCACAAATTGCATTTACACACATCAAGTcaagttaaatatttcattttggcaaaattgtTTCCCCTTTGTGGTCTTTAAAATTTGGCTATTGAAACTGTGAATAAAAGATTGTTTTTCCCCCAATAGCTCTGAAACAAATTAAGGGTATTTCATTGACATTTCATATAAACTTATAAGACTCCTACAGCAAGTTGACAGCATGCCCTATAACTCCGATTGAAATTTGATATACGATTGTCTCCCAGCCTAATTATAAGttaaatctttaatattttaaagatgaaattgaaaaagaaagatTGAAAGGAATTTAATGTGGTTtgtacttcatttttttcttgactGTCTTAAACTTTTCAAACATAAAAGCTTTTGATGTCAGTATTGTCAGCATTGACTTCAAGAAAGTTTAGCATGTTTCTAAGAAATTGACACAATGCTGATAAATTTTATACACTTTGTCATCATGAGATGACCTTATCAGCAATTGACTAGCAGAAGAGTCACAGGTTTATTAggaatattatttctaaaattaactcCCTTCTCTTCTTGTACTTAAGTTTCTTCATTCTTTTAATTATACACAAGACACAATGTGTATAGGGCTATTTTTAAGTCAACCCTTTACTATTTCacatattaaactaagttttttttatagtctAAAACCTGATTATTAGATTGGCGATGTTTTTGGGCCACGGATGAGGATGGATGGATGGGTGGCATCAAGATCTTCATTTCTTGATCTTCATTTCTTTTCAGTGACTTAAGCAATAAAATGCACCCAGGGTTTTGTTTGGTGGGACTTAACTCAAAAAGACTGGAGTAACAGCCCTTtgcttagtaaaaaatatgcattaagggcctATAAGTATTTGACATGGAGTCATGAAACTAAGTTGGAATGTTGTttggcatgtgaagttgtgcacatgagGTTTTATTTTGGATCTACCCCTCACTCCACCCCTACCTCGAACACAGaatgttttttactctttcagtttcttttgtaTTGACTTTCTAGTTATCATTATGTTTTTAAGAGTGCGTTAGAATTCAAGTGAACAAGACCTTCATGTGGTTAACATCCCAGATGATCTGATTTACTACTGGTCAGCATTCAGATGCTTGGATATGTGTTGTTTATAGGGTGCAGTCATCTGTTTATAGACTAAAATCTGCTTGTTTTTGTTACCTAGGTGTTTTATCATCCACTAGAGCATGCTGGGAAGATGTTTCAAGCAACATCCTTGAAGACCTTGAGTTTGATGCTCGTTGCCAGGCACTGTATGACATTGCTCAAGCTATAGAGGTGGATATTGTTAAAGCTCAGTCGTATCTCAAATTGGCAGAGTGCCATTTTCATCGTGGCATACTGGCTTTGCAGGTTAGTAAATTCCTAGAATGTCCAGAAAATGTGAGGCTTTCAATAAAGTCTGTTCATTCAATTAataagaagatccattgaaagcattttggagcaaaataatagcagaaatGGTTTGagcttgttagctcacctgtcacatagtgacaaggtgagcttttgtgatcacacagcgtccgtcgtccgtgcgtgcgttggtccgtccgtccgtaaacttttgcttgtgaccactctagaggtcacattttttgagggatctttataaaagttggtcagaatgttcatcttgatgatatctaggtcaagtttgaaactgggtcacgtgctgtcaaaaactaggtcagtaggtctaaaaatagaaaaaccttgtgacctctctagaggccatatatttcacaagagcttcatgaaaattggtcagaatgttcaccttgataatatctaggtcaagttcgaaactgggtcacgtgccgtcaaaaactaggtcagtaggtcaaataatagaaaaacgttgtgacctctctggaggccatatttttcatgggatctgtatgaaagttggtctgaatgttcatcttgatgatatctaggtcaggttcgaaagtgggttatgtgccgtcaaaaactaggtcaataggtcaaataatagaaaaaccttgcgacctctctaaaggccatatttttcatgggatctgtataaaaattggtctgaatgttcatcctgatgatatctaggtcaagttcgaaacagggtccgtgccttcaaaaactaggtcagtagatctgaaaatagaaaaaccttgtgacttctctagaggccatacttttttgtggatcttcataaaaattggtcagaatgttcatcttgatgatatctaggtcaagttcgaaagtgggtcacatgccttcaaaaagtaggtcagtaggtcaaataatgaaaaaacattgtgacctctctagaggccacatttttcatgggatctgtatgaaagttggtctgaatgtttatcttgatgatatctaggtcaagtttgaactgggtcaactgcgatcaaaaactaggtcagtaggtcttgaaatagaaaaaccttgtgacctctctagaggccatacccttgaatggatcttcatgaaaattggtcagaatgttaaccttgatgatatctaggtcaagtttgaaactgggtcacgtgccttaaaaaactaggtcagtaggtcaaataataaaaaaaaccttgtgacctctctagaggccatacttttcatgggatctgtatgaaagttggtctgaatgttcatcttgatgatatttaggtcaagttttaaactgggtcaactgctgtcaaaaaataggtcagtaggtctaaaattattaaaatcttttgacctctctagaggccatttttttcaatggatcttcatgaaaattgatctgaatgttcaccttgatgatatctaggtcagtttcgaaacttggtcacgtgcgatcaaaatataggccagtaggtataaaaatagaaaaaccttgtgacctttctagaggccatatttttcatgagatcttcttgaaaattagtgagaatgttcaccttgatgatatctaggtgaagttcaaaacagggtcatgtaccttcgaaaactaggtcaataggtcaaataatagaaaaaccttgtgacctttctagagaccatatttttcaatggatcttcatgaaaattggtcagaattttcatcttgataatatctaggtcaggttcaaaactgggtcacatgagctcaaaatctaggtcactgtgtcaaataatagaaaaaacaaagtcatactcaaaactgggtcatgtgggaagaggtgagcgattcaggaccatcatggtcctcttgtttttgagGAGTAATTGGCCAACACAGTCAGACCCTTAAGCCAAACTcgtaatttaatgtaaattcaaaaCATCCTGAATGAATATAAACCTTGATGTAAAATTTCAGATTGACTTCCTATGTATCATATACCAAAAAAGTAGTTTTGGTAACAGCATATATAGGAATTGAAACAGGCAGACTGTCTGACATTTGGTTTGAGAAACAAGTATCATTGAtggaaagaaaaattattttacattttcacaataCATAAGaaaggtaaatttcaaaatgttacatttttgctCGACTATTCAGAGAATAAGGATAGATATTCTACTCACCACTTTGTCGGTGTATGCGCCTGCATCCcgccttggttaagttttttttaccAGTCCACCTTTGACAAAACCTTTAGACataatagctttgaaactttcagcattTGTCTATGTTTAGTTTTAAGCACGAGTACATTACCAGTTCATATCTTTAGTAAActgtatggctttgaaactttttcgCTTGAttgttataacagtctctatctagGCAAGAGAATATAACCCTGTAAagtatttttgctgaattatagTCCTTATGCGCCCGTTTGAAAAAATGGATGTGTTAATAAATGTGATGGCATAtgtgtctgtccatctgtcagtccATCCGTCTAATTCGTGTCCGGAATGTTACTCGATAACCATTAAAggttaaacttggcatataggtagatgacAAATGAGACTatgtgcagagcacttgaacCAACTCTCTAGGTCAAAGGGTAAGGTCACAAGTTGAGCAAAAGGTCTAAACACCATCATACTTTGTACAGAGCATAATttaataaccatgcaaggtattgacatTAAACTTagcatgtaggtaggtggcaatgagatGATGCCTGCAGAGCACATGAAATTTTGCTTCCATCATCCACTGATATAACCCCTAATCCTAGGCATATTTTTGCAGTGCTTGACTGAGCTCTTGTTGAACTTGGATATTGGTACAGTTATGTTTTTGTAcaaatccatgttttgtcaaaactatttgaccaGTGGCTTTAAAACtgatctccatctgtagtcaagggtatgtagctatgtcaaagatatttggctgaattttggccctttttggacttggaaatcagttaagtttttcgtaccattcagtattttgtctaaactgtttgacatatggttttgaaactttgaccacaaAAACAGAAATGTAGGTCTAGTAAGAAAGGTTGTTTATAGTGTACATATCTGTTTGCATTTCAGAAATGTGACTATAAAAAATGTTTGTCAGCCATGAGAGAATGCTACATGCCCCTAAATGAGGCACCACGACTGACAAGTGAGGACCATATGTTGACGGAGATAAGAGTTCTGGAGTCTGATGTTTTGATGCACCAGTGTATGGCCGAGTCCATTCAAGCTAGAGCAATAGGTAGGTACCAATTCGGTTTAGCTTCCATCAGATTTGGAATAGAACACAGTCTGTGTCCAGAAAGTTGGGAAAACGTATAGATGTGGCAAAAAATGGGAAACTGTTTTTTAAGAAAGAATGTAGCTGCTCTATTAAAAACAGTAATTTCCCTTAAACTTTAAACAATTGTGCAAATTTTTATGAATTGTTTTACACAGATGtagaaaaaaaacaggttttattTTCTCAGAAAGTATTTTTTCGTGATAAGAGAAATGTAAAGCAGAGTTAGTAATTCTGAGTTTAAAAGTTAAGCAATCTCCTTCTCCAAAAGCACAAGGCCCATAGCTTAGATGTTTGGCATGTTGCATTGTCTATTAGTCCTCTGCCAGAATTATTCAAGCCATGCCCTGGGATAAAAATTGGCCGAGGTTCAATTGTGTTACATAAACTGAtgtaagaaaaaactttaaaaatcttccctTAATCCGTAAGACCAAGAGCTTAAACATTTTGCTTGTTgcattgtgtagtggtcctctgccaagtttgCTCAAACCTTGCCCCTTGGGTAAAATTTGGCCTTTCCCAGAGGTTCATTtgttttacataggcttatataggaaaaaattgaagaaatcttcttgtcttaaacctcTAGCTCTCAGACTGGAGGTTAGATATTTTGCTTGAAACATTTTGTAGTTGTCGTCGACCAAGTCCATATAAGTCCCTGTGGTTAAATTGATCCCAACCAATGGGTCACTTGTCATCTTGTCTAAAACCTGAAGGTCTA from Mercenaria mercenaria strain notata chromosome 11, MADL_Memer_1, whole genome shotgun sequence includes the following:
- the LOC123531202 gene encoding uncharacterized protein LOC123531202, which encodes MAAAVQTSSQHWRQQGNSLYTSVKEGLAPAVSKERFKQAIQCYQRAFDSGKTEDEQASAAKNLGMSCWRLVKLMGEGEISYLDTYMVLYHCKEAFKFFSFAYIHGKAVKPEAWTTGVLSSTRACWEDVSSNILEDLEFDARCQALYDIAQAIEVDIVKAQSYLKLAECHFHRGILALQKCDYKKCLSAMRECYMPLNEAPRLTSEDHMLTEIRVLESDVLMHQCMAESIQARAIGDSLFDKVLLEEESLNIDMVWEVIDWYKQATLRTREITEVELEAIAVSRTGRVYDKVLKLKYKAKEYYKLAIQLAHSMYPRTFAMEEWYKEAAQMVEKYQQDTVSAEEERKKLEKMEILKTLEKEIKQLKDKEGSDNEDFLKFVYKTFPPKKKTNKLKLPKIADQDFYSKMKKALQKAVVHYHPDSVDEEKHGKKWKVLCEEITKYFTQRYERMK